CTCCGCCGAGCCCACCCGCGCCGGCTCCAACGCCGAGCGCGCCGGCTACGCCACGGTCTCAGCCATCACCCGGGCCCGACTGCAGGCCGTCGCGGACCGGGTCGGCGGCGGCTTCCTCACCGTTGAGTTGCCGCAAACTCACCGTTGAGTTTGTGGCAACTCGACGGTGAGGAAGCGGCAACTCAACGAGAGCGGACTCAGCTGACGCCGGCGGCCTTCTCGAGCGCGGCCAGCTCGTCGTCGAGGAAGGTCAGCAGCCGCTGCAGGTGCGGGACGGTGCGCCGGCAGCCGGTGAGACCGAAGCCCATGTTGCCGGCGTACGACGTGCAGGTGATGTTGAGCGCCATGCCGTTGATCGGGATCGAGACCGGGTAGTTGCCGACCAGCTGCGCGCCGTTCCAGTAGTGCGGGACGCGTGGCCCGGGGACGTTGCTGATGATCAGGTTGTACGGCGGCCGGACGATGCCCTGCATCCGCAGCATCGGCACCACGATGGACGGCGCCATCCCGATCGCGCTCATCGCCACGATCTGGGTCGGCGTCATCGACGACAGCGCCTCCTTGCCGTCCTTCATCGACTGGCTGATCGTGCGCAGCCGGTCGGCCGGGTCGGCCTTGTCGGTGGCCAGGCGCACCATCACGGAGCCGATCGCGTTGCCGCCGTCGGCGGCGTTCGGGGGCGGCGTCCCGGCCTGGCGTCCCTTGAGCCCGACCGGGACCATCGACACCATCGACTGGTCGGGCAGGGCGTCGAGCTCGGTGAGATAGGTGCGCATCGCGCCGCTGCACATGGCGAGCACCACGTCGTTGATCGTGGTGCCGGTGGCCTTGCCGACGCCGCGGATCCGCTCCACCGGCCAGTCCTGGGCGGCGAACCGGCGGGCGCCGGTGATCGACTGGTTGAAGATGGTGCGCGGGGCGGCCAGCGAGACCGCGGAGGTCTCGTTGCGCAGTCCCTTGCGCAGGGTCTTGACCAGTGCGAGCGGCATCCCTGCCG
This region of Nocardioides sp. L-11A genomic DNA includes:
- a CDS encoding wax ester/triacylglycerol synthase family O-acyltransferase, translating into MVSVPGNRLIDPTATAFLLAENRNMPMHVGGLQLFEPPADAGPDFVREMFESMRDTERIAPLFLKHPHRSVRTGGTLVWREDEQFDIEHHVRHSALPQPGRVRELLELVGRLHSTRLAWERPLWETHVIEGLADGRVAMYTKLHHALVDGISAMRLMASVLSSDPERRAMPAPFADGAGRRRRPEPEAPDSLPAAAVDAASTAARTLADLPGDVVRTALSVSADAAGMPLALVKTLRKGLRNETSAVSLAAPRTIFNQSITGARRFAAQDWPVERIRGVGKATGTTINDVVLAMCSGAMRTYLTELDALPDQSMVSMVPVGLKGRQAGTPPPNAADGGNAIGSVMVRLATDKADPADRLRTISQSMKDGKEALSSMTPTQIVAMSAIGMAPSIVVPMLRMQGIVRPPYNLIISNVPGPRVPHYWNGAQLVGNYPVSIPINGMALNITCTSYAGNMGFGLTGCRRTVPHLQRLLTFLDDELAALEKAAGVS